One window from the genome of Crassostrea angulata isolate pt1a10 chromosome 2, ASM2561291v2, whole genome shotgun sequence encodes:
- the LOC128171125 gene encoding uncharacterized protein LOC128171125, translating into MGRSKKAVKARSKRRRKLKKHHRKQEKFRYGAVKYDGCTDEQHIDETSTVESDDMDHSNMETDPLFKDFKKYIKAKHQLERAKEKVTQCCGRKVVKTEDGQVKIVFLDYEYNF; encoded by the exons ATGGGTAGAAGCAAAAAAGCTGTTAAAGCCAGAAgtaaaagaagaagaaaactgAAAAAGCATCATCGAAAGCAGGAGAAATTTAGATATGGAGCAGTGAAATATGATGGATGCACTGACGAGCAGCATATTGATGAAACATCAACAGTTGAAAGTGATG ATATGGATCATAGCAACATGGAAACAGATCCTCTTTTCAAAgactttaaaaagtacataaaGGCAAAACACCAACTCGAGAGAGCAAAAGAGAAAGTTACGCAGTGTTGTGGGAGGAAAGTAGTTAAAACTGAAGATGGGCAAG TGAAGATTGTTTTTCTGGACTACGAGTataacttttaa